Proteins encoded together in one Mycolicibacter minnesotensis window:
- a CDS encoding SDR family oxidoreductase: MGVLEGRVAVITGAGRGIGREHALLFAAEGAAVVVNDLGGSNAGEGADATTAQQVVDEIVAAGGRAVANTDSVSEWSCAQGLVQQAIDEFGRLDVLVNNAGILRDAFIPGMEEAQWDAVVEVHLKGHFAMLHHAASYWKAQSKAGDQPNAAVINTASGSGVTLPNAGQANYGAAKAGIAALTLIAAEELDRYGVRVNAIAPIARTRLTLATPGMGALMAEPEDGELDLFSPANISPLVAYLATEKCPITGAVYAVQGGAISRLAGWHDTDTIETEGIWQIDDIAARLP; the protein is encoded by the coding sequence CCGAAGGGGCTGCGGTGGTGGTCAACGACTTGGGCGGAAGCAATGCCGGTGAGGGTGCTGACGCCACCACCGCGCAGCAGGTCGTCGACGAGATCGTGGCGGCCGGCGGGCGGGCGGTGGCCAACACCGACAGCGTCTCCGAGTGGTCCTGCGCGCAAGGGCTTGTCCAGCAGGCCATCGACGAGTTCGGTCGGCTGGATGTGTTGGTGAACAACGCCGGAATCTTGCGGGACGCGTTCATCCCGGGCATGGAAGAGGCGCAGTGGGATGCCGTGGTCGAGGTGCACCTCAAGGGGCACTTCGCGATGCTGCACCACGCCGCGTCCTACTGGAAGGCGCAGTCCAAGGCAGGGGATCAGCCCAACGCCGCCGTGATCAACACCGCCTCGGGTTCCGGGGTTACGCTGCCCAACGCCGGGCAGGCGAACTACGGCGCGGCCAAGGCCGGGATCGCCGCACTGACCCTGATCGCCGCCGAGGAACTGGACCGCTACGGGGTGCGGGTCAACGCCATCGCCCCAATCGCCCGTACGCGACTCACCTTGGCGACTCCCGGCATGGGCGCATTGATGGCAGAACCGGAGGACGGGGAGTTGGACCTGTTCAGTCCGGCCAACATTTCACCGCTGGTGGCCTACCTGGCTACCGAGAAGTGTCCGATCACCGGCGCGGTGTATGCGGTGCAGGGTGGTGCCATCTCGCGGCTGGCCGGCTGGCACGACACCGACACTATTGAGACCGAAGGCATCTGGCAGATCGACGACATCGCGGCGAGGTTGCCATAG